In Apium graveolens cultivar Ventura chromosome 10, ASM990537v1, whole genome shotgun sequence, the following are encoded in one genomic region:
- the LOC141690122 gene encoding uncharacterized protein LOC141690122, protein MRRSHTKEGQLKKRISTGNCDVTCLPQQTLLQSMGMRSHRLIFRLAVPKFVCVVLLVLVPASFIGILINGQKISYLFRPLWDKPPRSFEHLPHYYAENVSMGSLCRLHGWNLRSEPRRVFDAIIFSNELDILELRWRELHPYITKFVILEANTTFTGIPKPLFFGSNRDRFSFAEDKIVHGVYPGRTGSRENPFARESEQRRAMNGLIRYAGISYDDLLIMSDADEIPSPHTVKLLQWCDGIPDVLHLELRNYMYSFEFPVDYNSWRATVHVYGPWTLYQHARQTDVIFSDAGWHCSFCFKRLEEFVFKMTAYSHADRVKKKDFLNHSRIQKLICQGDDLFDMLPEEYSFKELIKKMGSIPRSASAVHLPAYLIANAEKFKFLLPGGCLRPT, encoded by the exons ATGAGAAGGTCTCATACTAAAGAAG GCCAGCTTAAGAAGAGAATCAGTACAGGGAATTGCGATGTTACTTGTCTTCCTCAACAGACTCTCCTTCAAAGCATGGGCATGAGATCTCACCGCCTTATCTTCAGACTAGCTGTACCTAAATTTGTTTGCGTAGTACTTTTAGTACTCGTCCCAGCTAGTTTTATTGGAATTTTAATCAATGGTCAGAAGATCTCCTATCTATTTCGCCCACTTTGGGATAAGCCCCCTCGCTCGTTTGAGCATCTACCACATTATTATGCAGAAAATGTTTCAATGGGCAGCCTTTGTCGTCTTCATGGCTGGAACCTTCGTTCTGAACCACGTCGTGTTTTTGATGCCATCATATTCAGCAATGAACTGGATATTCTTGAACTGCGTTGGCGTGAACTGCATCCCTATATTACTAAATTTGTTATCTTAGAAGCCAACACCACCTTCACTGGAATCCCTAAGCCTCTATTCTTTGGTTCAAACCGTGATCGATTTTCATTTGCCGAGGATAAAATTGTCCATGGTGTGTATCCTGGGCGGACTGGGTCACGTGAAAACCCATTTGCAAGGGAGTCAGAACAACGTAGAGCTATGAACGGTTTAATTAGATACGCAGGCATCTCCTACGATGATCTACTCATTATGTCAGATGCTGACGAGATTCCAAGCCCCCACACTGTGAAGCTGCTACAGTGGTGTGATGGGATACCTGATGTATTGCATCTTGAGTTGAGAAACTACATGTATTCTTTCGAGTTTCCTGTTGATTATAATAGCTGGCGTGCAACGGTCCATGTATATGGACCATGGACGCTATATCAACATGCCAGGCAGACTGATGTAATCTTCTCTGACGCTGGCTGGCATTGTAGCTTTTGCTTTAAAAGGTTGGAAGAGTTTGTATTCAAAATGACTGCTTACAGTCATGCTGACCGGGTAAAAAAGAAGGACTTTCTTAATCATTCTAGAATTCAGAAACTAATCTGCCAAGGAGATGATCTTTTTGATATGCTTCCCGAGGAGTATAGTTTTAAGGAATTGATTAAGAAGATGGGATCAATCCCACGTTCAGCTTCAGCAGTACATCTTCCAGCCTATCTGATAGCAAATGCAGAGAAGTTTAAATTCCTTCTACCTGGAGGCTGTTTACGCCCGACATAG